Proteins from a single region of Primulina tabacum isolate GXHZ01 chromosome 5, ASM2559414v2, whole genome shotgun sequence:
- the LOC142546205 gene encoding putative leucine-rich repeat receptor-like serine/threonine-protein kinase At2g24130, whose protein sequence is MGCCRVFAFDLVSLMVLFHVVYSENDQAGISSDRAALVSFVSGITDDPEHVLESWNADSGVHVCKWSGVGCDMKENRVIELNLSHKSLKGMISPTLFSLTHLEILDLSWNLFEGRIPSEVGALVSLKEMSLSSNILEGNIPIEVGLLKELVYLDLGSNKFEGEIPASLFCNGSSSLQYLDLSNNSLSGEIPFHSQCELRDLRYLLLWSNHFVGEVPLALSNSSNLEWLDLEHNFLSGELPSKSLSKMLHLKFLYLSYNHFSSHGGNADLVPFFESLVNSSKLQELDLAGNHLGGELPSIIGALSTKLVQINLDDNQISGFIPPQISNLVNLTLLNLSSNQLNGSIPSELRQIGKLERLYLSNNSLSGNIPSTFGNMSHLGLLDLSKNKLSGIIPDSFANLVQLRRLLLYDNQLSGTIPPSLGKCINLEILDLSHNRISGEIPSEVAGLSSLKLYLNLSSNFLSGRIPLELSKMDMVLAIDLSLNILSGSLPSQLGSCIALECLNLSHNFLEDRIPESIGNLPYLQELDVSGNRLNGEIPQSLQDSATLKRLNFSYNNFYGVISNRGSFSSLTIASFLGNERICGSIQGLRKCHRKRAHSFLMAFLLSSAITPIFCLVGYPLIQRAKRRRKPPILEGEDIPDDEESRDEVKYPRISRRQLIEATGGFSSSSLIGSGNFGHVYKGILQDNTSIAVKVLHSKVAGEIITGSFKRECQVLKTTRHRNLIRIITTCSRPDFKALVLPLMPNGSLENHLYPSHGSKNGLDLVQLVSICSDVAEGMSYLHHYSPVKVVHCDLKPSNILLDDDMRALVTDFGIARLVKGGGDNSSAYDSVSCDSTEGLLCGSLGYIAPEYGMGKRASSQGDVYSFGVLLLEIIAGKRPTDVLFQQGSSLPEWIKSCYPDKLEPIIQEAIKLRSTKLGTCPFDRRIWCEVILELIELGLICTQNNPRTRPTMLDVAHEMSRLKQYLCSPSSLTIEEA, encoded by the exons ATGGGATGTTGCAGGGTTTTTGCATTTGATTTGGTATCGTTGATGGTGCTTTTCCATGTGGTGTACTCGGAGAATGATCAGGCTGGAATCTCGAGTGATCGGGCCGCCCTCGTCTCGTTCGTGTCCGGGATAACGGATGATCCCGAACATGTGTTAGAGAGTTGGAATGCTGATTCTGGTGTTCATGTCTGCAAATGGTCTGGTGTAGGGTGTGACATGAAAGAGAACAGGGTGATAGAGCTTAATCTAAGTCATAAGTCACTCAAAGGAATGATATCACCAACTCTTTTCAGTCTCACACACTTGGAAATTCTTGATCTATCGTGGAATCTCTTCGAGGGGCGGATACCGTCTGAGGTTGGCGCCCTTGTCTCGCTCAAAGAGATGAGTTTGTCTTCCAATATTCTCGAAGGGAACATTCCAATAGAGGTGGGGTTACTTAAAGAGTTGGTTTACCTTGATTTGGGAAGTAACAAATTCGAGGGTGAGATTCCGGCTTCACTTTTCTGCAATGGCTCATCTTCATTGCAGTACTTGGATTTATCCAATAATTCACTAAGTGGTGAGATACCTTTTCATAGCCAATGCGAGCTTAGAGACTTGAGGTATCTTCTTCTTTGGTCGAACCACTTTGTTGGGGAGGTTCCTTTGGCCCTTTCGAATTCTTCGAATCTCGAATGGCTTGACTTGGAGCACAATTTTCTAAGTGGGGAGTTACCGTCCAAGAGTTTGAGCAAAATGTTGCATTTGAAATTTCTTTATTTGTCCTACAATCACTTTTCAAGTCACGGTGGTAATGCTGATCTTGTACCGTTCTTCGAGTCTTTGGTAAATTCTTCTAAATTGCAAGAACTCGATCTTGCAGGAAACCATCTTGGAGGAGAGTTGCCTTCTATTATCGGTGCTCTCTCCACTAAGCTCGTGCAGATAAATCTTGACGATAATCAAATTTCGGGTTTCATACCTCCACAGATTTCTAATCTTGTAAATCTCACCCTCTTGAACCTGTCTAGTAATCAGTTGAATGGCTCAATCCCTTCTGAGCTACGCCAAATTGGGAAATTAGAGAGGCTATACTTATCAAATAACTCGCTCTCCGGTAATATTCCGTCCACTTTTGGCAATATGTCGCATTTAGGCCTTCTTGATCTGTCAAAAAACAAGCTCTCTGGTATAATCCCGGATAGTTTTGCAAACCTTGTGCAGCTACGAAGACTTTTGCTGTATGACAACCAACTCTCGGGAACCATTCCTCCAAGTCTTGGGAAATGCATAAACTTGGAGATTCTTGACCTTTCTCATAACAGAATTTCAGGGGAAATTCCAAGTGAAGTTGCTGGATTGAGTAGTTTGAAGCTGTATTTGAACTTGTCCAGTAATTTCTTGAGTGGGCGTATTCCCCTAGAGCTGAGTAAAATGGATATGGTGTTGGCCATTGATCTTTCACTAAACATATTGTCCGGCTCGTTGCCTTCACAACTTGGTAGCTGCATTGCTCTTGAGTGTCTCAACTTATCGCATAATTTTCTGGAAGATCGAATCCCAGAATCTATAGGGAACTTGCCTTATCTTCAAGAACTTGACGTGTCTGGCAATCGGTTAAATGGAGAGATACCACAATCTTTGCAGGATTCAGCAACTTTGAAGAGACTGAACTTTTCTTACAACAACTTCTATGGAGTAATATCAAACAGGGGCTCCTTTTCCTCACTAACAATCGCTTCTTTCTTGGGCAATGAAAGGATTTGCGGATCAATTCAAGGTTTGCGAAAATGCCACCGAAAACGGGCTCACAGTTTCTTAATGGCGTTTCTCCTTTCATCAGCTATCACTCCAATTTTCTGTTTAGTTGGATATCCTCTTATACAGAGAGCAAAAAGGAGGAGGAAGCCGCCGATTCTAGAAGGTGAGGACATTCCAGATGACGAAGAATCGAGAGACGAGGTAAAATACCCAAGAATATCTCGTCGACAGCTTATTGAAGCTACCGGAGGATTCAGCAGTTCAAGCCTGATTGGATCAGGTAATTTCGGGCATGTTTACAAAGGAATTCTTCAGGATAACACAAGCATCGCAGTTAAGGTACTCCATTCAAAAGTAGCAGGAGAAATTATTACTGGTAGCTTTAAGAGGGAGTGCCAAGTTCTGAAAACTACGCGTCACAGAAATTTGATCCGAATCATAACAACATGCAGCAGGCCAGATTTTAAGGCCCTTGTTCTTCCGCTGATGCCAAATGGAAGTCTCGAAAATCATTTGTATCCCAGCCATGGATCGAAAAATGGGCTggatcttgttcagttggtGAGCATTTGCAGCGATGTAGCGGAAGGGATGTCCTATCTGCATCACTATTCTCCTGTGAAAGTGGTGCATTGTGATCTTAAACCAAGCAATATTCTTCTCGACGATGATATGAGAGCTTTGGTCACTGATTTCGGTATTGCAAGATTAGTAAAAGGAGGCGGCGATAATTCTTCGGCTTACGATTCAGTATCCTGTGACTCCACAGAAGGCCTGTTATGTGGATCACTTGGCTACATTGCACCTG AATATGGAATGGGAAAGCGGGCTTCGTCACAAGGAGATGTATACAGTTTCGGGGTCCTTTTATTAGAGATCATAGCGGGGAAACGCCCCACAGATGTGCTTTTCCAGCAGGGTTCCAGCCTGCCTGAATGGATTAAGAGTTGTTACCCCGATAAGCTCGAGCCGATCATTCAGGAGGCCATAAAGCTGAGGTCTACAAAACTCGGCACGTGCCCGTTCGACCGGAGGATATGGTGTGAGGTAATACTGGAATTGATAGAACTCGGGCTTATCTGCACACAGAACAATCCTCGCACCAGGCCAACAATGCTAGATGTAGCTCATGAAATGAGCCGTTTGAAGCAGTATCTATGCAGCCCCTCAAGCCTAACAATAGAAGAAGCTTGA